The Pseudanabaena galeata CCNP1313 genome includes a region encoding these proteins:
- a CDS encoding response regulator, giving the protein MNSEQQQQRIMGYFIEEAREHLQTIEQGVLNLQDVLHDSESINELFRAAHSIKGGAAMLGVGSIQHVAHRLEDFFKILKENSQITVDERLKSLLLAGFDPLSELLDELQGGYKISDELTIETNNRVKPVFAELESYLNQLVSDSGGQISTDTFSQEQKSIPQPQPVVASQQSIFQQEITTKMRDMLQLFRSADDAESRSQLQAVCNYFQEIGNQFDLRSWTNLVVQMKNAIAQPSNTYRTLAPILIRELKEAQDLVLSNRESEIAVSQQLQNLLPYRFSEPEDDEVSTIFTTASEDISEDSVVDGFDNTTDTSSGDIAINPDVDIDLFADQVNKEAFDLTDIHENQMDWMDGEYEITENQHIDGPKVGASELKSLAILFENDDIDFDAAWEDIESNETNIANHGATANSDSQDEFADLLSDSSENNDSIVPNLNSEESSIDQLFGDFSAQDSVQNFEGEESGNSLFPDDLDDSWQQSTDIVSEINSEMVLESEQSSLDSLFSDDFTSEDSLESQFDVDLRDVDSEVVEQISDSQIDGAIAINDQFDDIDVSDMDVSEINIDDIDFSDLPEHTTAIDQFIDGGFTDTDESQTLSSEEYFATIAMNENAIDSDDNNDNPSDPFALTFSEEGMNLLEDPFAIDENLDKILLDEPPNIGNEEGDNSDVNDFWEEPKTIESVNDYAEVISESSDFEGIDTTGLNLFDELGFDNDEFDEAVSSQELAESTSALQNTFDENPDNIQINATDTSDINDLNLFDEGIELIEEAVLDVNSTELDDDLGALAEDRSTLDFVNFSEDNEINEAIHDADDLTNFFAESEYEEDDSEAIANEDFNAEFTNIDELGDFFAKPEAPVITTDIYDVDNDLDEFNSADDLGDFFASTTFEEPELLDSIDDESASESVDLTGQNNQLNDLSIDEASEEPEITSNNIVDSFDLEFANNVDAGDSLDFTEEIEVSDDVNNEFAVFTEQVDHSDELNNSFITSDEPAIISDDISDYVDDFNDFDQELTSTDNLGEFFSDSKELEINASDISDNREIADELISTDDLSDFFADSEEMEVATINIPDSIPDSSEIFDELTNTADDLGDFFADSDESEIISGNVNNELDEYSDVNDIGDLTDSFSEVQEEHHSLVEDVANEEFSSNLTDNNGVAAINVVDQVDTYEEETEDFIDFDTPQDINSDFLARIEADENLSDVNSIGSSDGLFEQMSSSDNSDLADLFAKSELSEEDLSLLENDLNFNQDNFDQDKSLTQVNNIDDFGSTSDQSFEYDTLPTLGSELTDSQEEIILDNNDITANTTIDSLVDFFQGDDDSEASLLQMPEEFVSENIATDEPLSFGELNEFEPFNEDRSETLDYAPTQNSEMNALLAEHQLQTEELNEIDDNFDFDDLEAMISSSGNMPNDINDQSNLKFDNQSTETSINVQSSMISDDMDFDELEALLGDAGNFDGSDSNPVIPSTGSGNTTSSTPASSTDDFDELENMLQSAFAKDVGPIKTKAPIRQPVTTRKPRLTDSTMRVDVKYLDSLNNLVGELVVNRNLLEQDQERLQQFITNLLHQVQLLSDVSQRMRDQYDRSLLEASLTAGRGRSFSSSFETSSYSGDGSSSNSSVSNDFEGIEFDRYNTFHVLSQEIIELIVRVRESASDIEFVVGETDQVTRQLGTITTQVQDDLKQSRMVPFAQIADRLPRGIRDRALKTGKQAELEIFGRETLIDKAILESLTDPLTHLVNNAIDHGLEDPATRQAAGKSATGRLTVRAYHQGNQTVISISDDGAGISTDKVKKSAVAKGVRSQAEVDRLNDTEVYALLFEAGFSTAAQADEFKGRGVGLDVVKTCLDDIRGVIIVESVVGKGTTFTIRLPLTLSISKAMFCISDRARIAFPVDGFEDMVEVPQGQIILNEKGQPCLPWRDTILPFQHLSNLLSYSRHLSRSSIYGKQENDELCIIILRNDTSYLALQVDQFLGEYEIVIKQLEGPIPQPAGIAGATVLGDGRVMAIANVLELFDIASGRLRPSTSGVTIQPTVEEDVAVDPTVLIVDDSITVRELLSLTFAKVGYRVEQAKDGQDAWEKLRAGLPCDMIFCDIEMPRMDGLDLLSRLQKDSRLKEIPVAMLTSRGADRHRQSAIQLGAKGYFTKPYLEEELLSASKRLLAGETLPI; this is encoded by the coding sequence ATGAACTCGGAACAACAACAGCAGCGAATCATGGGTTACTTTATTGAAGAAGCCCGTGAACATCTTCAGACAATTGAGCAAGGCGTATTAAACTTACAAGATGTTCTTCACGACTCAGAATCTATTAATGAGCTTTTTCGTGCTGCTCATTCGATAAAGGGCGGCGCTGCAATGCTAGGGGTTGGAAGTATTCAGCATGTTGCTCACAGATTAGAAGACTTTTTTAAGATTCTCAAAGAAAATTCACAAATAACCGTCGATGAGCGCTTAAAAAGCTTGCTACTTGCAGGATTTGATCCCCTGTCAGAACTTCTAGATGAGTTGCAAGGGGGTTACAAAATATCTGATGAGCTAACAATTGAAACTAATAATCGCGTTAAGCCTGTATTTGCTGAGTTAGAATCCTATCTAAATCAGTTGGTTTCAGATTCTGGTGGGCAGATATCTACGGATACATTTAGTCAAGAACAAAAGAGCATCCCTCAACCACAACCAGTAGTTGCTTCTCAGCAATCAATATTTCAGCAAGAAATTACGACTAAAATGCGAGATATGCTGCAATTGTTTCGGTCGGCAGATGATGCAGAAAGCCGATCGCAGTTACAAGCAGTTTGCAATTACTTCCAAGAGATTGGCAATCAATTTGATTTGCGAAGTTGGACTAATTTAGTCGTCCAAATGAAAAATGCGATCGCTCAGCCGAGTAACACATATCGTACCCTTGCACCTATCCTAATCCGAGAGCTAAAGGAAGCTCAAGATCTCGTACTCTCAAATCGGGAATCAGAAATTGCAGTATCTCAACAACTGCAAAATCTATTACCCTATCGATTTTCGGAGCCAGAGGATGACGAGGTTAGTACAATTTTTACAACTGCTTCTGAGGATATTAGCGAGGACTCAGTAGTAGATGGTTTTGATAATACTACTGATACATCTAGTGGGGATATAGCCATCAATCCAGATGTGGATATCGATCTATTTGCAGATCAGGTCAATAAAGAAGCATTTGATTTGACGGATATCCATGAGAACCAAATGGATTGGATGGATGGTGAATATGAGATTACTGAAAACCAACATATTGATGGACCAAAAGTTGGTGCTTCAGAGTTAAAATCTCTAGCGATTTTGTTTGAAAATGATGATATTGATTTTGATGCTGCTTGGGAAGATATAGAATCCAATGAAACAAATATAGCAAATCATGGAGCCACGGCAAATTCAGACAGTCAAGATGAATTTGCTGATTTGCTTAGCGATAGCTCTGAGAATAATGACTCAATAGTTCCTAATCTAAACAGTGAGGAATCTAGCATTGATCAACTATTTGGAGATTTTTCTGCCCAAGATTCCGTCCAAAATTTTGAGGGTGAAGAGAGCGGTAATTCTCTGTTCCCAGATGATCTTGATGATTCATGGCAGCAATCTACTGATATTGTTTCGGAAATTAATTCTGAGATGGTTCTAGAAAGTGAACAGTCCAGCTTAGACTCTCTATTTTCTGACGATTTTACTTCTGAGGATTCCCTAGAATCTCAATTTGATGTGGATTTAAGAGATGTAGATTCAGAGGTTGTTGAACAAATTAGTGATTCTCAAATTGATGGTGCGATTGCGATCAATGATCAGTTTGACGATATAGATGTAAGTGATATGGATGTTAGTGAAATCAATATTGATGATATTGATTTTTCTGATTTGCCAGAACACACTACAGCTATTGATCAGTTTATAGATGGTGGATTTACTGATACGGATGAGTCTCAAACGCTCTCTAGTGAAGAATATTTTGCGACGATCGCCATGAACGAAAATGCGATCGATAGTGATGACAACAATGATAACCCCAGCGACCCCTTTGCCTTGACTTTTTCGGAAGAGGGCATGAATTTGCTTGAAGATCCCTTTGCGATCGATGAAAATCTTGACAAAATCCTTTTGGATGAACCTCCGAATATAGGCAATGAGGAAGGCGATAATTCTGATGTTAATGATTTTTGGGAAGAGCCTAAAACAATTGAATCTGTTAATGATTACGCAGAGGTAATATCAGAAAGTAGTGACTTTGAGGGCATCGATACTACAGGATTGAATTTATTTGATGAACTGGGGTTTGACAATGATGAATTTGATGAAGCCGTTAGCTCTCAAGAGTTAGCGGAATCAACAAGCGCATTGCAGAATACATTTGATGAAAATCCTGATAACATTCAGATAAATGCAACGGACACTTCAGATATCAATGATCTAAACCTTTTTGATGAAGGTATTGAGTTGATAGAAGAGGCGGTCTTAGATGTCAATAGTACTGAATTAGATGATGACTTAGGTGCTTTAGCCGAAGATAGATCAACCTTAGATTTTGTGAATTTCTCCGAAGACAATGAAATTAATGAAGCAATTCATGATGCCGATGATCTTACTAATTTCTTTGCAGAATCAGAATATGAAGAAGACGACTCTGAAGCAATCGCTAATGAAGACTTTAATGCTGAATTTACTAACATTGATGAATTAGGTGATTTCTTCGCAAAGCCTGAAGCTCCTGTAATTACTACAGATATCTATGATGTTGACAATGATCTAGATGAATTTAACAGCGCTGATGACTTAGGAGATTTCTTTGCTTCTACGACATTTGAAGAACCTGAACTGCTTGATAGCATAGATGACGAATCAGCTAGTGAATCAGTCGATTTAACTGGTCAAAACAACCAGTTAAATGATTTGTCTATCGATGAAGCTTCTGAAGAACCTGAAATCACTTCTAACAATATAGTTGATAGTTTTGATCTAGAATTTGCTAACAATGTTGACGCAGGTGATTCCCTTGATTTTACCGAAGAGATTGAAGTTTCGGATGATGTAAATAATGAGTTTGCTGTATTCACTGAACAGGTTGATCACTCTGATGAACTAAATAATTCCTTCATTACTTCCGACGAGCCTGCAATTATTTCTGATGATATTAGCGATTATGTTGATGATTTTAATGATTTTGATCAAGAATTAACTAGCACTGATAATCTAGGCGAGTTCTTCTCAGATTCTAAAGAACTTGAGATTAATGCTAGTGATATTTCTGATAATCGTGAAATTGCTGATGAATTAATTAGCACTGATGATTTAAGTGATTTCTTCGCAGATTCTGAAGAGATGGAAGTTGCCACTATCAATATTCCTGACAGTATTCCTGACAGCAGTGAAATTTTTGACGAATTAACTAATACGGCTGATGATTTAGGTGATTTCTTCGCAGATTCTGACGAGTCTGAAATTATTTCAGGCAATGTCAATAATGAACTAGATGAATATTCTGATGTAAATGATATTGGTGATTTAACTGACTCCTTTAGTGAAGTACAAGAAGAACATCATAGTTTAGTAGAGGATGTTGCAAACGAAGAATTTAGCAGCAATCTGACTGATAACAATGGGGTTGCTGCTATTAATGTGGTTGATCAAGTTGACACTTATGAAGAAGAGACAGAAGACTTCATTGATTTTGATACTCCTCAAGATATCAATTCTGATTTCTTGGCAAGGATAGAGGCAGATGAGAACCTGTCTGATGTGAATTCAATAGGTTCATCAGACGGACTATTTGAACAGATGAGTTCTTCAGACAACTCTGATTTGGCTGATTTATTTGCTAAATCAGAGTTGTCTGAAGAAGATTTATCTCTACTAGAAAATGATCTTAACTTTAATCAAGATAACTTTGATCAGGATAAATCTTTAACTCAAGTTAATAATATCGATGATTTTGGAAGCACATCGGATCAATCCTTTGAGTACGATACTTTACCGACTTTAGGATCGGAATTGACAGATTCTCAAGAAGAGATCATTCTTGACAACAATGACATTACAGCAAACACAACTATTGATAGTTTGGTGGATTTTTTCCAAGGTGATGATGATTCAGAAGCAAGTTTGCTACAGATGCCAGAGGAGTTTGTAAGTGAGAACATAGCAACTGATGAACCTCTGAGTTTTGGAGAACTTAATGAGTTTGAACCCTTCAACGAAGATCGCTCTGAAACTTTGGATTATGCTCCTACTCAAAATTCAGAAATGAATGCCTTACTAGCCGAGCATCAATTACAAACTGAAGAATTAAATGAAATTGATGATAATTTCGACTTTGACGATTTAGAAGCAATGATTAGTAGCTCTGGTAATATGCCAAATGATATTAACGATCAGAGCAATCTGAAATTTGATAACCAAAGTACGGAAACTTCTATCAATGTTCAGTCATCCATGATTTCTGATGACATGGATTTTGATGAATTAGAAGCTCTTTTAGGTGACGCTGGTAACTTTGATGGCTCTGACTCAAACCCTGTAATACCCTCCACTGGCTCAGGAAATACTACTTCTAGCACACCAGCAAGTTCTACTGATGACTTTGATGAGTTAGAGAACATGCTCCAGAGCGCTTTTGCCAAAGATGTCGGACCCATCAAAACTAAAGCTCCTATCCGTCAACCTGTTACTACGCGCAAGCCAAGGTTGACGGACTCGACTATGCGTGTTGATGTAAAGTATCTCGATAGTCTTAATAACCTTGTTGGAGAATTAGTTGTTAACCGTAACCTTTTGGAGCAGGATCAGGAGAGATTACAGCAATTTATTACAAATCTATTGCATCAAGTACAACTATTGAGCGATGTATCGCAAAGGATGCGCGATCAATACGATCGCTCTTTGCTGGAAGCATCTTTAACCGCTGGACGAGGACGTTCGTTCAGTAGTAGTTTTGAGACATCATCATATTCGGGTGATGGATCTAGCTCAAATAGTTCAGTTAGCAATGACTTTGAGGGCATTGAGTTTGATCGCTACAATACTTTCCACGTTTTATCGCAAGAGATCATTGAGTTAATTGTCCGAGTTCGTGAGTCGGCTTCTGATATTGAGTTCGTGGTTGGTGAGACAGATCAGGTAACTCGTCAGTTAGGAACGATTACCACCCAAGTTCAAGACGATTTGAAACAATCGCGCATGGTTCCTTTCGCGCAAATAGCCGATCGCTTGCCTAGAGGTATACGCGATCGCGCTCTCAAAACTGGCAAACAGGCGGAGCTAGAAATTTTTGGGCGTGAGACTCTGATCGACAAGGCGATTCTAGAATCGCTGACCGATCCGTTAACACATCTTGTGAATAATGCGATCGACCATGGCTTAGAAGATCCTGCTACTCGTCAAGCGGCAGGTAAATCGGCAACTGGTAGACTGACTGTCAGAGCTTATCACCAAGGTAACCAAACTGTAATTTCCATCAGTGATGATGGCGCAGGCATTAGTACTGACAAAGTGAAGAAAAGCGCTGTTGCGAAGGGAGTACGATCGCAAGCTGAAGTTGATCGCCTTAATGACACTGAAGTTTATGCTTTGCTATTTGAAGCTGGATTTAGTACTGCGGCTCAAGCCGATGAATTTAAAGGGCGCGGAGTTGGTCTGGATGTGGTCAAAACCTGTCTTGATGATATTCGTGGCGTAATTATTGTGGAATCAGTAGTTGGTAAGGGTACAACCTTTACAATTCGCTTACCGCTTACCCTGAGTATTTCTAAGGCGATGTTCTGTATTAGCGATCGCGCTCGGATTGCATTCCCCGTTGATGGCTTTGAGGACATGGTGGAAGTACCACAGGGTCAGATTATTCTCAACGAGAAAGGGCAACCTTGCTTACCTTGGCGCGATACGATTTTGCCATTCCAACATCTTTCCAATTTGCTTTCCTATAGCCGTCACCTCAGCCGCAGCAGCATTTATGGTAAGCAGGAAAATGATGAACTTTGCATTATTATTCTTCGTAATGACACTAGTTATCTTGCGCTACAGGTCGATCAATTCCTTGGTGAATACGAAATTGTAATCAAGCAACTTGAGGGACCCATTCCCCAACCTGCGGGAATTGCAGGGGCAACTGTGTTAGGGGATGGTCGAGTCATGGCGATCGCTAACGTGTTGGAATTATTTGACATTGCTAGTGGCAGGTTACGTCCTTCAACTTCGGGTGTCACGATCCAGCCAACTGTCGAAGAAGATGTGGCTGTTGATCCGACGGTACTGATTGTTGATGATTCGATTACGGTACGTGAGCTACTATCGTTGACCTTTGCAAAAGTTGGCTATCGTGTGGAACAAGCCAAGGATGGACAGGATGCTTGGGAAAAACTTCGTGCTGGTCTGCCTTGCGACATGATCTTCTGCGATATTGAAATGCCTCGTATGGATGGATTGGATCTACTGTCGAGATTACAAAAGGATTCTCGACTGAAAGAGATTCCTGTGGCTATGTTAACTTCACGCGGAGCCGATCGCCATCGTCAGTCAGCAATTCAACTTGGGGCAAAGGGTTACTTCACTAAACCCTACCTCGAAGAAGAATTACTGAGTGCCTCGAAGCGTCTACTAGCTGGAGAAACTCTACCTATCTAA
- a CDS encoding methyl-accepting chemotaxis protein — protein MASSTQYQKEYEKASLAYMQGDYSQAGKLTQELVKVCPSDPMYRLLHAHINLALERYQDSIGEYETVLHLTDDNSILEYAHSGIAAAKERLDLNDDNSYGLGSIDNSVSEFSNQQYAYEDNTYNQSAYMQGSWSTDDSGGQSTGSNRVDDFDFEDFSSDTSMNGTSQYTYSTETQLTGESSFNSGYKTSGSSSNLNADSDVVFMDEFDDFDDISESSFSSSFGDSEATQMVSERSMTDFGNQDFTTSGRSNTTSLANQDISAARFNQTGNEAELFGLGAINTPVGAKRAGADIVSESSEQGGLFSPFDNMPLKTKSVITAIAAGVVAMVAAGVVTNFATGSIADKGSREQVRNTGWMMGGAAALASGAIAWGLGKRSSRLIDQSTANLQAQFEAVIRGDMSPRATVYSEDEFGRLATSFNQMIQSIVSNTTEAQRKAAEQEQAKEDLQRQVIRLLDDVEGAARGDLTVQAEVTADVLGAVADSFNLTIQNLREIVNQVKIAARQVNESSRENEAFARSLSSDALRQAEELSVTLNSVQMMTESIQRVAESAREADQVAKLASETAIKGGDAVERTVAGILDIRETVAETTRKVKRLGESSQEISKIVGLISQIASRTNLLALNASIEAARAGDAGRGFAIVADEVRQLADRAAKASKEIEQIVLQIQSETSNVQQAMEVGTQQVIDGTKRAEQARQSLTDIIQVSHRIETLVLSITEDTVKQTETSRTVSQVMQSVELTAQETSQESQRVSASLQNLVGVARSLQDSVERFRVDSGDKTTGVR, from the coding sequence ATGGCCTCAAGTACACAATATCAAAAAGAATATGAAAAGGCTTCCTTAGCCTACATGCAAGGAGACTACAGTCAAGCTGGTAAATTGACACAGGAACTAGTTAAGGTCTGCCCTAGTGATCCCATGTATCGCCTACTTCATGCCCATATTAATCTTGCCCTTGAGCGCTATCAAGATTCAATTGGTGAATATGAAACGGTCTTACATCTGACTGACGACAACTCAATTTTGGAATATGCCCATAGTGGTATTGCGGCTGCCAAAGAAAGACTAGATCTCAATGATGACAATAGCTATGGGCTAGGTTCTATAGATAACTCAGTAAGCGAATTTAGTAATCAGCAATACGCTTACGAAGATAATACCTATAATCAATCAGCTTATATGCAGGGATCTTGGTCTACCGATGATAGTGGCGGGCAAAGTACTGGATCAAATCGGGTTGATGACTTTGATTTTGAAGATTTTAGTTCTGATACTTCAATGAATGGGACTAGCCAGTATACCTATAGTACCGAAACTCAACTCACAGGCGAATCAAGTTTTAACTCTGGTTACAAAACCAGTGGCTCTTCAAGCAACCTAAATGCCGACTCTGATGTTGTCTTTATGGATGAGTTTGATGACTTTGATGACATTAGCGAATCATCCTTTTCGAGTTCATTTGGTGATTCAGAAGCAACACAGATGGTTTCTGAAAGATCTATGACAGATTTTGGAAACCAAGACTTTACAACTTCGGGGCGCTCAAATACAACATCATTAGCCAATCAGGATATATCCGCAGCGCGGTTTAACCAAACAGGAAATGAAGCTGAGCTATTTGGATTAGGGGCTATTAATACACCAGTAGGGGCAAAAAGAGCTGGTGCTGATATTGTCTCTGAATCATCTGAACAAGGTGGTTTATTTTCTCCTTTTGATAATATGCCGCTTAAGACTAAGAGTGTGATCACGGCGATCGCCGCAGGGGTGGTTGCCATGGTTGCCGCAGGTGTAGTTACAAACTTTGCCACAGGTTCAATTGCCGATAAAGGCTCACGCGAGCAAGTACGAAATACGGGCTGGATGATGGGTGGTGCAGCCGCCTTGGCAAGTGGGGCGATCGCTTGGGGACTTGGCAAACGATCTTCGAGGCTGATAGATCAATCAACTGCTAACTTACAAGCTCAATTTGAGGCTGTTATTCGTGGTGATATGAGTCCTCGCGCCACTGTATATAGCGAAGATGAGTTTGGCAGACTTGCGACAAGCTTTAACCAAATGATTCAGTCGATTGTCTCCAACACTACGGAAGCCCAGCGCAAAGCGGCTGAACAAGAACAAGCTAAGGAAGATTTACAACGTCAGGTAATTCGACTACTTGATGACGTGGAAGGTGCGGCTCGAGGCGACTTGACTGTGCAGGCTGAGGTGACCGCCGACGTACTTGGAGCCGTAGCTGACTCATTTAACCTCACGATTCAAAACCTGCGCGAAATTGTTAACCAAGTAAAAATTGCGGCGCGTCAGGTAAATGAAAGCTCTCGCGAAAATGAAGCATTCGCCCGTAGTTTGTCATCGGATGCGTTACGTCAAGCTGAAGAATTGAGCGTCACCCTAAACTCAGTACAAATGATGACCGAATCGATTCAACGTGTTGCTGAAAGTGCGCGTGAAGCTGATCAGGTTGCTAAGCTTGCATCTGAAACCGCAATTAAGGGCGGCGACGCGGTAGAACGTACTGTGGCTGGTATTTTAGACATTCGCGAAACAGTTGCCGAAACTACCCGTAAGGTAAAACGGTTAGGCGAATCATCACAGGAAATTTCTAAGATCGTTGGTTTGATTTCACAAATTGCTTCGCGGACTAACTTACTCGCGCTTAACGCTAGTATTGAAGCAGCGAGGGCAGGTGATGCAGGTCGTGGTTTTGCGATCGTTGCGGACGAAGTTCGACAGCTTGCCGACCGCGCTGCGAAAGCATCTAAAGAAATCGAACAAATCGTATTGCAAATTCAGAGTGAAACCAGTAACGTGCAACAAGCGATGGAAGTCGGCACACAACAGGTTATCGATGGGACAAAACGTGCTGAACAGGCGCGTCAATCACTCACAGACATTATCCAAGTTTCCCATCGCATTGAAACTTTGGTACTATCCATTACTGAAGATACAGTTAAACAAACTGAGACTTCAAGGACAGTATCGCAAGTTATGCAATCAGTTGAGTTGACCGCTCAAGAAACTTCGCAAGAGTCTCAAAGGGTGTCAGCTTCACTACAAAATCTCGTGGGTGTTGCCCGCAGCCTACAAGATTCTGTGGAACGATTCCGCGTTGATTCGGGTGATAAAACAACGGGAGTTCGTTAG
- a CDS encoding HNH endonuclease, whose product MKRCSKVVKEVRNRDDKTCQCCGLKCDIEVHHIHPLVFGGSDTANNAIALCPTCHQGAPNNPDEFLKYQKSGGLRITLAVAKCGEVMTPELQEELAKLRLAVFGMGK is encoded by the coding sequence ATGAAAAGATGTAGCAAAGTTGTTAAAGAGGTCAGGAATCGTGATGACAAAACCTGTCAATGCTGTGGATTAAAGTGCGATATCGAAGTTCACCATATTCACCCATTAGTTTTTGGCGGCAGCGACACGGCGAACAATGCGATCGCCTTATGTCCAACTTGTCATCAGGGAGCGCCTAACAATCCTGACGAATTTCTTAAATATCAAAAATCTGGCGGCTTGAGAATTACCTTAGCAGTTGCCAAATGTGGCGAGGTTATGACACCAGAACTACAAGAAGAATTGGCGAAATTACGGCTAGCTGTCTTTGGTATGGGTAAATGA
- a CDS encoding ATP-binding protein, which yields MENFRQAEIDQAIASLETNQSLLIIGEEGSGKTAIAESVRTAFKSRGWNVAIADFSGSAKTTLLEICDQLGCDTEDTSGKKPVPYTADQLRGEIAKELDRSNVLLICDNAHRYPVSLRYWLQDCLGDRALLLMLATKPPVGGIFFKMPRISIQPMASQEIREIMLEEAAEINLKLPASTIADLEQRCGGNPFLARRVVREHSLNLGADEQGDRIDYIDGTPFLIAALSAVSVVRLIGLGLGDRSLYIIGGMLGLSAIVLRIIANRINYRNKSRIES from the coding sequence ATGGAAAACTTTAGACAAGCAGAAATTGATCAGGCGATCGCATCACTAGAAACAAACCAATCACTTTTGATAATCGGTGAAGAGGGATCGGGCAAAACGGCGATCGCCGAATCGGTGCGGACTGCTTTTAAAAGTCGTGGTTGGAATGTGGCGATCGCAGACTTTAGCGGATCGGCAAAGACTACCCTGCTAGAAATTTGCGATCAATTAGGTTGTGATACCGAGGATACTTCAGGTAAAAAGCCAGTTCCCTACACAGCCGACCAATTGCGCGGAGAAATTGCCAAGGAACTTGATCGATCCAATGTATTACTAATCTGTGATAACGCCCACCGTTACCCCGTCAGTTTGCGCTACTGGTTACAAGATTGTTTGGGGGATCGGGCACTGTTACTGATGCTTGCGACTAAGCCACCAGTGGGCGGTATTTTTTTTAAAATGCCCCGCATATCTATACAGCCGATGGCATCGCAAGAAATTCGGGAGATCATGTTGGAGGAAGCGGCGGAAATTAATTTAAAGTTACCAGCCTCGACAATTGCCGATCTTGAGCAGAGGTGTGGGGGCAATCCCTTCCTAGCGCGTAGAGTTGTGCGCGAGCATTCTTTGAATTTGGGTGCAGATGAACAAGGCGATCGCATCGACTATATAGATGGGACACCGTTTTTAATTGCAGCACTAAGCGCTGTCAGCGTTGTTAGGCTTATTGGTTTAGGGCTTGGAGATCGCAGTCTTTACATCATTGGCGGGATGCTTGGACTATCTGCGATCGTATTGCGAATAATCGCCAACAGAATTAACTATCGGAATAAGTCGAGGATTGAGTCATGA
- a CDS encoding chemotaxis protein CheW, with product MVGNQEFFPGIGQDQATDFDQGIEAPEGELHLRFFVASGIEFALPAIGVSQVLEYAPDRINPMPNVSPLLLGTVNIRGRVVWVGDLGQFLGEAPPVNTDRAEISIIAIEDQGMMLGLAVEQIGVMAWLDSSQINVSRNSSDSMAPFIKGEWIMEDSDPLKLLDQVNILRSARWAS from the coding sequence ATGGTAGGAAACCAAGAATTCTTCCCTGGCATCGGACAAGATCAGGCTACAGACTTTGATCAAGGTATCGAAGCTCCAGAAGGTGAGCTACACTTACGTTTTTTTGTGGCTTCTGGAATTGAGTTTGCTTTACCAGCAATTGGAGTCAGTCAAGTTTTGGAATATGCTCCAGATCGGATCAACCCCATGCCCAATGTCTCCCCACTATTGTTAGGTACAGTAAATATTCGGGGTAGAGTAGTTTGGGTAGGAGATCTCGGTCAGTTTTTGGGAGAAGCTCCTCCAGTTAATACTGATCGCGCAGAAATTTCAATTATTGCGATCGAAGATCAGGGCATGATGTTAGGTTTAGCGGTAGAACAAATTGGCGTAATGGCTTGGCTTGATTCTTCACAAATCAATGTCTCTAGAAATAGCTCTGACAGTATGGCTCCGTTTATTAAAGGTGAGTGGATAATGGAAGATAGCGATCCCCTGAAGTTGCTAGATCAAGTCAACATTTTACGATCAGCACGGTGGGCATCCTAG
- a CDS encoding response regulator transcription factor, whose protein sequence is MSTVLVVEDSVTQREMIEDLLKGSGLTVKTAGDGVEALEQMQGNCPDIVVMDIVMPRMNGYELCRRIKTDPKTERVPVVMCSSKGEEFDRYWGMKQGADAYIAKPFQPQELVGTVKQLLRKA, encoded by the coding sequence ATGAGTACAGTTCTGGTGGTTGAAGATAGCGTGACACAAAGAGAAATGATTGAGGACTTACTCAAGGGTAGCGGTCTAACCGTTAAGACAGCAGGTGATGGTGTGGAAGCACTAGAACAAATGCAAGGCAATTGCCCAGACATCGTAGTTATGGATATTGTCATGCCCCGCATGAATGGTTACGAGCTATGTCGTCGTATTAAAACTGATCCCAAAACTGAGCGCGTTCCCGTCGTAATGTGTTCATCTAAAGGTGAAGAATTTGATCGCTACTGGGGAATGAAGCAAGGTGCTGATGCTTATATAGCAAAGCCATTTCAGCCTCAAGAACTAGTAGGCACTGTAAAGCAGTTACTTAGAAAAGCTTAA